The genomic stretch TTCTTTCATACAACGCCGCCGGCTGATAGACGTCATAAAAGAACTTGGCTATAAGGCAAAGTCACAAATATTAAAAACAAAATATAACTTTATTTTTTACAAACTTGTTTATGTGTATACTGCAATATTCACAATAAAGAAGCCCTGTTGTAATCTGTTATATCCGTTCCTATTTTTTGAGCTAATTCTTTTACTGTTATTTTTTTGTCATATATAGCATTAAGTTCGCTGTCAGTTGCTCCGACAAGCTCAACAAAAATAACTTTTCCATTAGGTGTGTCTATTTCGCCTGCTTCATCTGGTATCGTTATGAATCCAGTTATTTTAGATTTTTGTTTTGAGTCTATTCCTTCTTTTTGTTTAGTCCATATATATTGGTATGGATTGAATATTGATCCGCTTTCAAATACATATCCTGCCAGTTGCTGTAAAAATCCTACTGCTGACTTTATTTCATCATCTGAAGCGTCTTCGTCTTTGGTATTATAAGCTTGTTTTTCATTCATTTTTAATTTAAAAGTAAGTTCAAAACCAAATCCGCTGTATTCTTTATCTTCAGATTCTTTTTCATAAAGTTCACTAAATCCGTAAGTAACAAAATGATAATATCCATCACACCTGTAAACGCTTACTCCGTCAAGAGGGTCTTTTCCTCCAAGTTCATAGCTTATTATAGGTCTGTAGTGTAAAGGCTCTTTTTGTTCTTTGTATATTTTTTCAAAAGTTTTAGTTATGGCATCAAAACCAGAAGTGTTTATTTCTTCGTTATTTAAATCATTATTGTTTAAATTTTCTTTGCTCATAATATTCTCCAATTATTATGTTAATTATTAAAATTTAGTATAACAGATAGAATTTATATATCAAGATATTTTCATTATTACTGCTTGAAAAATTATAAAAATATTCTAATATACAAATTATAAATTGATATTCAGGATAAATGAATGATAAAAAAAGAAGTACAGCAATTATTTGAATTAGGAAAAAATGCTTTTAAAGAAAAAAGATATGAAGAGGCTATTTATAACTTAGAAAAGATAATTGATATTTATAATAAAGATTTAGTTTTTTATTCTGATAATGAATATATTATTTATAATGAAGATGATACTGATAATATACATGCTCTTTTGGCTAATACTTATTATAATATAGGAGCTTCCAAGCATAATCTTAAAAATTATAATGAGGCTATAGAATATTTTAATAAGACTTTAGAATTGGATTCTTCTTTTTTTGATGTTTATTACAGTAGGGGAGTAGCTGAGTATCATTTGAAATTTTACGAAAATGCCGTTTCTGATTTTACTAAGGCTTTAGAAGTTAATCCTAATTTGCAGAATGCATATTATATAAGGGCTTTATGCTATGCTAAGATAAATAAACATAAAAAGGCTATTGAAGATTTTGATACATTGCTTAACAGTTTCGATGAAATAAATTATATTTACTATTATTACAGAGGACTTTCAAAGTTTCATTTGAATTTATTTGAAGAAGCTGTAAAGGATTTTGATATTGCTGCCTACTATTTACCTAATGAAGGATATATTTATTATGATAGGGCATTAAGTTATTCTAAATTAAATATGTTTGATAAGTCTATAAGAGATTATACAAAGGCTATAGAAATAAATAAAAATGAGATAGACGCTTATTATAATAGAGCTTCATCATACTGTGAAATAGAAGAATATTACAAGGCAATAGAAGATTATAATAAAGTTATAGAATTAAATCCTGATGATGATGAGGCTTATTATAATAGGGCTTTAACATACTCAAAAATAGAAGCATACGATAAGGCAATAGAAGATTATGATAAAGTTATAGAATTAAATCATAATGATAAAGAAGCTGTTTATAATAGAGCTTTATGCAAACAGAGCGTGAATTTATTTGAAGAGGCAATAAAAGATTTTAATGCTATAATTAATTATGATAATATATTTGTTTATTATAATTTGGGTATTTGTTATTTGGAATTAGAGAGATACGAAGAATCTGTTAATAATTTTGATCTATTTATAGAGGTTAATCCTGATTTTGCTGATGCATATTATTATAGAGGAAATGCCAAGTATGGTTTAGGATATTATGATGAGTCTATTGAAGATTATAATAAAACTTTGGAATTGGATAATGTTTATATAGATGCTTATTATGAAAGGGCTAAGGTAAAAATTGAGCTTAGCATGTATGATGAAGCTATGAAAGATTTTGACGAAGCATTATTTTATATAGAATCAGATTCTGATAGAGCTTATTTATATACTTTGAAAGCAACTTTAAATGAAATATCAAAAAAATATGATGATGCTATAGAAAATTATACTAATGCTATAGAACTTGGAAATGAATGTTATTATAAAATGGCTATTGCCAAACATAATGCAGGATTAATAAAAGATGCTCTTAATGATTATAATAAGGCTATAGAATTAGAACCTTATAATTATGAAATATATGGTTATAGGGGAAATGCTGAACTTGATTTATATTTATATAAAGAGGCTATCGAAGATTTTAATAAAGCTATAGAGTTAAATCCAAATTATGATGAGGCATATTATAATAGGGGTATTGCAAATGAGGCATTGAAAAATTATGATGAGGCTTTTAGAGATTATGAAACTACTGTGAAATTAAATCATAAACATGATTATGCTTTTAATAATTTGGGAAGCTGTTATGTAAAATTAAAAGAATATGACAAGGCATTAGAAAATTTTTATAAAGCATTAGAAATAAATTCTGAACTTGCCATTCCTACTAACAATATAGGAGAGGTGAAATCAAGATTGGCTTTAAAAGAAAAAAACAATATAGAAAATTATAATAAATTAAATAGTGAAGCATTAGAATATTTTAATAAATCATATCAAACAGCTTTAAAAAATAATGATGAATATGAAATAAATGCAATTATGGATAACATGAAAGAATTAGCCCTTGAAAATATAGATCCTGCAATAGAGTTCTTAAAAAATAATAATATTGATTATTAAAACGTTTCTGTTAATCTTAAATCCCATATTAAGAGTATAAGCCAAGTATATATAAATCTGTTACTTGAATTATTGAACTCTATATTAATTTTTATTTTATCATTATAATTGGTTTCAGTATTGATAATTTTTGTTTTTATATAAAAATCTTGATTATTGTATGAATCTTTATAAGAATATCCGTTAATTTCATAATAACTTTTATGTTCCATATTCATATCATATCTTTGAGAAAATGCTTTTATTGTACCATAGCTTATTTCTATATTTTGTAATTTGTTTAACACTTCTTCTAAATTATTTATTTGTATATTTGTAAACTGCATTATCGGCTGTGATAATTCATAGTCTTCAAGCTGTTTTTTCCATTTTGATATAATACTCTTTTCCATTTCTATAGGGCTTGATAAACTTACAAAATAATTGTCATTTATATTTACTGTATTATCATCGTAGTTTGTATAACTACCATCGTCTGAATATCTGAATGTTGTTATAAAATTATTATTTTCATCAAATAAATTCCAAACTAAATTAACAGCAAATTTATTCATTATTGGATTATCAATAAATACTTCTTTAAAAAAATTGAAATCATACTTTTTTCCTGTTAATAGAATTTTTATCAAATTTCTACTCTGATTTTTTATAATATTTGGAATTTCTTTTTTTATGTATTTAATTTCTTCTTTTATACTATCATCAAAGTTTTTAGGTATTTGTTTTAATATTTTATTTTCTTTAATATCAAAATAATCTATAGTATAATCATGTTTCAAAATTATTTTATATTGATTATTATTTATTATTTTCTCTCCGTTTCTATCAAATCCGAAATTTGGTATAGCTTTTAATCCGAATTCATAAACACTCAAATTATTTTCTTTTGCTATATCTTCAACAATTTTTTCTGTCATCTCTTTTACTTCAGATTTTTTGCTTTTTTTGAACACATTATAAAGCATGTTAATAGCATATTTACTGTTTTTATTGATAGAAAATATAATCAAACATAATTTTGAATCTTTTTCTTTTTTGTAAATCTCTCTTAATGCTTCATCGCCTCCATATATTCCATAGATAATAGCTGAGGTTTCTTTGTTGGTGTTTATGTATATTGTTTTTATTGCATTTATAAAAAATTTTTCATCAATTAAATTTATAATATAATCTATCTGTTTTATTCTGTAGGCTTCTCTTTTTAATTCTAAATATGATAAGTAAATATATTTTATTATTCTTTTATCTATATTTTCAATTTTTATATCATCTATAAATTGTACTTTTTTATCATCTTTTTTATTATAGTTTTTATCTATATAATTATAAACCTCTTCTATGCTATTAAAACTTTCAATATAATTTGGTATTAACTCTTTTAATTCATTATAAAAATTATTTATTAAATATCTTTTAAGAAAATTAACTTTTTTATTTTTATGATTTTCTATAATTTCATATATCTTTTTTACATTGTTTTTTATAAAATCATTTAAATTATTTTTTTCTTCTTTATCCAAAGTCAATGCATATAAATAAGTCTTGAATTTAAAAGTTAATTCTAATGCAGAATCTTTATTAAAATTACTCATATCTGAAAGATTATCAATATTCCAATCATCTAAATTTTGATTGAATGCTGATGTATTTGAAAACATACTTCCTGCATCTTTTAATTTTTTTGTATTCCAATTATTAATAGGTCTATTAAAATCTCTTGCAAACATAAACATGCATCTCATATTAGTAACGTTACTTACATTCCAATTATTAAGAGACTGATTAAATGCATAAGCCAATGAAAACATACCAGACATCTCTTTCACTTTAGAAGTATTCCATTTAAATAAAGGCTGATTAAATTTATGAGCAGATGAAAACATATGATTCATATTTTCTACATTACTTACATTCCAGTCATTTATATTTTGATTAAAACTTTCAGCACAATGAAACATATCGCTCATACTTTGAACTTTACCTACATTCCAATTATCAAGAGGCTGATTGAAACTTTTAGCATTCATGAACATACTATTCATATTTATCACATTACTTACGTCCCAATCATTCAAAGGTTGATTAAATTTTTCAGCCAAGAAAAACATATAAGCTGTATTTTTTACTTTAGAAACATTCCATTTACTAATATCCTTATTAAAATTCCTATTAGCAGAAAACATACCAGCCATATTTTCTACATTAGAAGTGTCCCAATTCTCTATACCATCATAATTATCTCTATTAAAAAAATCGAATAAGTTTGCCATATCAGTTATTAAGCTGGTATCAATATCACCTAAATAAATACTTTCATCTGTTATTAAATCTTTTAATTCTTTTTTGGAAGTAGGCTTGTATTTCATCTTTATTCCTAATGGTATATTATTTTAATAATTAAATATTCTTTTTGAAGTATTGCTAATAAAGTCAATTATGTATTTATCTTGAGGCTCATTTACTTTATAATATTCTAATAATTTTTGATATTCTGTTTTTATTGTGTTTATTATTTCTTTTTTATATTTTTTATTATTTTTCAAAATATTTTCTAAGTATGATGTTGTATTTCTTATTTTTTCTGTGTTTTTATTTGAACATGCTTTTATAAATTCGTCTATATAAATATTGAATATATTATCATTTTCTAAACTGCTGATAGATAGAAGATACAATATAGTAGAGTTTCTGTTATTAATAAATATATCAAACTCGTTAAAATCGATTAAATTATTTTTATATAGATATAAAGCCATGTTTATAAAAATACTAAAGTTATTTTTCTTATTTTCTTCATTAGATAATTTTTTGTAATATTCCAATGCCAATTTTATTTCATCTGTCCAATCAAAGATTTCTTTTTTAAAATTACTTATATATAAATCAGTTTCTGCATGAACTTTGAAATATAAAACTCTAACATAAGAATCTATAATATCTTTGTTTTTAAATGCTTCTTTTATATGTTTTTCTATTTTTTTGTAATTATGATTTATTAATAAAACAGCAAATAGTAGTTTATAATTTTCATCTTTTTCCAAATTGTATAAATTATATATTTCATTTAGATATTTTTCTTCTAATAATTTGTATTTATGCATCGTTGTTATGATACTTTGTTTATTTATAAAAATTTCTTCTTTTGTATTGTTATTTAATATATTATAATAGCTTTTTATTAAA from Brachyspira murdochii DSM 12563 encodes the following:
- a CDS encoding suppressor of fused domain protein → MSKENLNNNDLNNEEINTSGFDAITKTFEKIYKEQKEPLHYRPIISYELGGKDPLDGVSVYRCDGYYHFVTYGFSELYEKESEDKEYSGFGFELTFKLKMNEKQAYNTKDEDASDDEIKSAVGFLQQLAGYVFESGSIFNPYQYIWTKQKEGIDSKQKSKITGFITIPDEAGEIDTPNGKVIFVELVGATDSELNAIYDKKITVKELAQKIGTDITDYNRASLL
- a CDS encoding tetratricopeptide repeat protein, which codes for MIKKEVQQLFELGKNAFKEKRYEEAIYNLEKIIDIYNKDLVFYSDNEYIIYNEDDTDNIHALLANTYYNIGASKHNLKNYNEAIEYFNKTLELDSSFFDVYYSRGVAEYHLKFYENAVSDFTKALEVNPNLQNAYYIRALCYAKINKHKKAIEDFDTLLNSFDEINYIYYYYRGLSKFHLNLFEEAVKDFDIAAYYLPNEGYIYYDRALSYSKLNMFDKSIRDYTKAIEINKNEIDAYYNRASSYCEIEEYYKAIEDYNKVIELNPDDDEAYYNRALTYSKIEAYDKAIEDYDKVIELNHNDKEAVYNRALCKQSVNLFEEAIKDFNAIINYDNIFVYYNLGICYLELERYEESVNNFDLFIEVNPDFADAYYYRGNAKYGLGYYDESIEDYNKTLELDNVYIDAYYERAKVKIELSMYDEAMKDFDEALFYIESDSDRAYLYTLKATLNEISKKYDDAIENYTNAIELGNECYYKMAIAKHNAGLIKDALNDYNKAIELEPYNYEIYGYRGNAELDLYLYKEAIEDFNKAIELNPNYDEAYYNRGIANEALKNYDEAFRDYETTVKLNHKHDYAFNNLGSCYVKLKEYDKALENFYKALEINSELAIPTNNIGEVKSRLALKEKNNIENYNKLNSEALEYFNKSYQTALKNNDEYEINAIMDNMKELALENIDPAIEFLKNNNIDY
- a CDS encoding BspA family leucine-rich repeat surface protein, encoding MKYKPTSKKELKDLITDESIYLGDIDTSLITDMANLFDFFNRDNYDGIENWDTSNVENMAGMFSANRNFNKDISKWNVSKVKNTAYMFFLAEKFNQPLNDWDVSNVINMNSMFMNAKSFNQPLDNWNVGKVQSMSDMFHCAESFNQNINDWNVSNVENMNHMFSSAHKFNQPLFKWNTSKVKEMSGMFSLAYAFNQSLNNWNVSNVTNMRCMFMFARDFNRPINNWNTKKLKDAGSMFSNTSAFNQNLDDWNIDNLSDMSNFNKDSALELTFKFKTYLYALTLDKEEKNNLNDFIKNNVKKIYEIIENHKNKKVNFLKRYLINNFYNELKELIPNYIESFNSIEEVYNYIDKNYNKKDDKKVQFIDDIKIENIDKRIIKYIYLSYLELKREAYRIKQIDYIINLIDEKFFINAIKTIYINTNKETSAIIYGIYGGDEALREIYKKEKDSKLCLIIFSINKNSKYAINMLYNVFKKSKKSEVKEMTEKIVEDIAKENNLSVYEFGLKAIPNFGFDRNGEKIINNNQYKIILKHDYTIDYFDIKENKILKQIPKNFDDSIKEEIKYIKKEIPNIIKNQSRNLIKILLTGKKYDFNFFKEVFIDNPIMNKFAVNLVWNLFDENNNFITTFRYSDDGSYTNYDDNTVNINDNYFVSLSSPIEMEKSIISKWKKQLEDYELSQPIMQFTNIQINNLEEVLNKLQNIEISYGTIKAFSQRYDMNMEHKSYYEINGYSYKDSYNNQDFYIKTKIINTETNYNDKIKINIEFNNSSNRFIYTWLILLIWDLRLTETF
- a CDS encoding SMI1/KNR4 family protein, with protein sequence MIKKLNNERKQNILNLLKKCKETDKNFKQFASESHEYKLNPPISKNKVIELENKYEFKLPEDYFWFITEVGNGGACHGYSMDKFEDMYFDYLKYDSRIDLMREYSKKVNEGNANDIENTDFEYYGILRFGTLGCSSSIGLIVTGENRGKVVYYDEEFYEEPFITCYDNFVDYYENWALETSLNYNMGSFGIRLKLEIDDLIKSYYNILNNNTKEEIFINKQSIITTMHKYKLLEEKYLNEIYNLYNLEKDENYKLLFAVLLINHNYKKIEKHIKEAFKNKDIIDSYVRVLYFKVHAETDLYISNFKKEIFDWTDEIKLALEYYKKLSNEENKKNNFSIFINMALYLYKNNLIDFNEFDIFINNRNSTILYLLSISSLENDNIFNIYIDEFIKACSNKNTEKIRNTTSYLENILKNNKKYKKEIINTIKTEYQKLLEYYKVNEPQDKYIIDFISNTSKRIFNY